Genomic window (Acidobacteriaceae bacterium):
GATAGAGTCCATAGAAAGGATTTGTCACGCTGGCTTTGAAAAAGTTTGTAACGGTCGTGTCAGCGTATTGCGAATGGCTGAGGAACGGCAGAAGAGCTGTCGAACTGATCTGGTTCTGATAGGACAGGTGCACACCGTGAGCGCTGAAGCCGCCAATCTCGACCATCCATGATTTGCCAAACTGCTTTTCGACATCGAGCGACGTCTTCTCCACGTACGCAACCTTGGGATTCGGATCGATGTACACGACCTGGCCACCCAGGTTCGTATTCACTCCGAGAGCATTGCCTACCGGCTGAATGATCGGATTCACGCTCGGATTGAACGGATCGGCGAGTGTCGACGTCGGCACACCCGTTGACAGGTTCGAATTGATGTACGTCGAGGTTGCTGTATAGCCATAAGCTTGGCCGGCGTTGTAATCGTTGAACGGATTCAAGTACACCGCGAACCCGCCCCGTATCGCGAGCGTCCCGTTGGACCACGGAGGCGAGTACGCGAACCCAATTCGCGGGCTCGCGTAGAGCGGCGCAGTGTTGTAGCTGTTGCGCTGTGACGGTGATGCGTAAACGATGCCGCCCGTCGGCAAAAACGCCGAAGCCGGTAGGCTTGCGTTGGGCGCTGCGGCATATGCCTTTTCCGCAGCGGCGGTCAATCCATTAATGGCGCTGGGATTCCATGTCGCCACCATTCGGTTGTTGCTCTCCACAATCGGCGTCTCATGCTCCAGGCGTATGCCTGCGCTGATAGTCAGGTTCGACATCACCTTCCAATCGTCTTGTGCAAACCCGGCGAAGTACCAGTTGTTGTATTGAAAGCGGGTCGCGATCGTCTCGCTTCCACTCGTAGGCAGACCGAGATCGAACAGCGCGAATCCGCCGCCGAAGCTGGGCGCACCCGCGGAACTGCCGAGTGCGATGCCCGAACCGGATCCAGCCGAGAAGGCGAACTGCCCATTCGCTGACCCCGGGCCTAGCGTGGAGTCCTTGTTGGCACGGATGTCCTCACCGAACTTCAGCGAGTGGCGGCCAATGATCTTGTTGAAGCTGCTGTAAAGCTGGACCGTATCAAAGTACGCCTGGTTGCCAGGATTGGCGCTCAGACTGGGGATCGTTGCCCCATTATCCGAGAAGGTCAGGTATGGAATCGCTGGAGCCGTAGAGTTGGCCCCGAGGTAACTGGCGAACCCAAGCGACGTAGGGTTGATTCCAAGGCTATTCGGCGTTGAACTGTTTTCCGAGCGGCTGAGGCCAAGACGCACGTCGAGACTCGTCGATGGGTTGAAATTATGAACATCTTCGGCAAAGCCGCCCCACAGCACAACGATCGAGGATGTTCCCGTAAGCGGGTCAGCGAAGATATTCGACTGCGCGTTCGTGTACTTGCTCTCATGCGCTTCGAAAGAAAGCCGGTTCGTAGTGGAGAGGTTATAGTCCAGACGTCCGGACTGTGAGTAGTAGCGATTGGATGTGGGATCGTCGGCGAAGAAGTTGTTTTCGCCGTCTGATTTCGTCGACGCGCCGCTGTAGTTCGGCAGCGGAATCAGCTTTAGATACGCTTGCGCCACCGGGCTCACCGATAGGCCAGCGTTCGAGAGCACATTGCCCGGAATCGGCGAACGAAGCGTCTGCCCGGGGCATTGCGGATCCGCCACACCAGAGTACGGGTTGAATAACTGGTAGCTGTTGATCGTCGACGTGACGCCCTTGCAGCGCGTCACCGTAATGTTGGTGCCGAGGTTAAGCAGTGCGGAGAAGTCGCCAGTACGTTCCGCAGCCGTCGGCACTGTTGTGATCGTGGTTGCAGGAGCATTCCCGCGATAACCCTCGAAGGCATAGAAGAAGAAAAGCTTATTGCGGCCGTTATAAATCTTCGGGAACCACACTGGTCCACCGATCGTCGCACCGAACTGATTGAAGTGGGTTGATGAGGCTTCCACGCCCACCGGCTGAAAGTAGGGCTTCGCCTGCAGCGGTCGTGAACCCGCATAGTACTCCGATACCGTCCCGTGATACTGGTTTGTGCCGGACTTCGTCGTGATGTTGACGGTGCCTCCCGAGGAATCACCCATTGCCGCGTTCGCGGTGAATAGATCGACGTGCACGGCGTCCACCGAATCAAGCTGCGGGCTGTACCCTGCCGTCCTGCTGGAATCCTGCATATTCGGAACACCGTTCAGCAGAAGCTCGTTTGAGGAAGAAGCTCCACCACCGACAGAGAAATCATCCGCAGTCGAATTTCCAAAGGGTGTCGTCTGCGACTCCGCGTGTTTGCCCTTCGCGACCACCCCATACTCGAGGTGCGCGAAGCCGAGCGGCGACCGCCCGTTCGAGGGCAGCTCTTCCACCTGCTCCGCCGTCAGAGTGTCTCCGGTGCTCGCATCCGCCGTATCCACCATCGGATTCTCGCCTTGCACCGTTATCGTCTCGCTCGTTCCACCCACAGGTAGCGTGATGTTTTCCGTCACCGTCTGTTCCGTCTGCAGCACCAGACCCGTGTGCGTGTAGGTCTTGAATCCCTCATGCGACGCCTCTACGCGGTAGTTCCCCGGCTGAAGGAAGGGAACGGTGTAATCTCCGGCCGAGTTTGACTTCGCGTTGGTCACCACACCGGTATCCGTGTCCATCACGCGCACCGTCGCATCAGGAATCCGCGCTCCCGATGGATCCGATACGTGACCTGTCAGTGTGGAACGTGTTTCCTGGCCAAATGCAACACAACTGAAACAGAGAAGGGCAATAAGGGCGCTACGTTTCATTCGTGGAACTCCTGGGAAATTTCGCGGGGGTTCTGCGACCGTCCACAAAACTAGCGAAGCCTACGAATGGATGTCAAGCATTTTGAAAATTATCTTCCACTAATTGCCACAACCTATGAAAAACCTACAGCCTGCGCCCAACCTCCGCCGCAGCCTCCAGCACCGCCGCCCGCGTTTCCTTCTCCCGCCCCACGTCCATTCGCGTCGTCGGTGTCGAGATGCTGATCGCCGCCTTCACCGGTTTGCCCGCTGCCTGGATCGCAGCCCCATAGCAGATTCCGCCCCGAATCGACTCCTCGCGGTCGCACGCGACTCCACTCTCACGAATCACGTTGTACTCGGCAAACAGCTTTTGCCGGTCCGTAATCGTGTGCGGCGTCCGTGCCGTCAAGCCATAGACCTCCAGCATCCGATCCGCTAAGCGCCTATCCTGAAAAGCAGTTATCGCCTTTCCCAATGCCGAGCAGTGAGGAGGCAGCACGCGCCCAATCTTGTTCGTCATCCGGATCTCGTGGAACGTCTCCATGCAATCCAGCACGTGGATCCGGTCGTCGAACAGGAACGCCAGGCTCGCCGTCTCGTTGAACGTATTCACCAGCCGCTCCATCTCCGGCCGAGCCACCTCACGCACGTGATCCGCCGCCCGCACCAGCCAGCCGAAGATCAGCCGTGGCGACAACTGATAGGTCCCATCGCGGTCCTGCTGCAGATATTCATGCCGTTCCAGCGTCCGCAACACGCGAAATAGCGTCGACTCCGGCAGCCGCATCTTCGCGCTGATCTCCTTCAGCGACAACGGCGTCTGCCCATCGAAACAATCCAGAACATCGAGCGCTCGCCCGATCGAACGGAGGTAGTACACCTCATCGCCCGGTGCTCCATCGCCGTTCTGGAGTGCCCACTTCGGGATCCGTCGCCGCACGCTCTTCTTTGTTGCCGGATTCGTCGCCATTCTTAACCTGTCTTTGTGCCGGAATTGCACCGCAAACGCATCTTCCGGGCCCGAGCGCTATTGTAAGATATCGCGTATATTTCAGTTTTGGTACATAATTTTCAATAACCCGACGCAGCACTACAAGGACTACCGAAAGGACCCGCATGCATCGCAGAGATGTGCTGAAACTCGGCGGCGCCACTGCCGTCGCCGCAGCCCTCAACACGCAAGTCCTCTCTGCACAGTCGCATGTCCCTCCCGCGGGATCCGCTGAAACTGAGCAATGGGGCCTCTTTGAGATCGCTCTGAAAGGCCCATCCAGCGGGAATCCCTTCCGCGACGTCACCCTCTCCGCCCAGTTCACCCACGAGCACCGCACCGTCGAGGTAAAGGGTTTCTACGACGGCGACGGCACCTTCCGCATCCGTTTCATGCCCGACACCCCCGGCGTCTGGACCTACAAAACCATCAGCTCCGCAGCCGACCTCAACGGCCACACCGGCCGCCTTACGTGCACGCCGCCCAAGGCTGGCAACCATGGCCCCGTCACCACAGCGCATCAGTTCCATTTCGAGCACGCGGACGGCACGCCGTACTTCCCCTTCGGCACCACAACTTACGCCTTCTTCTTCACCTCGGATGAGAACGCTGCGAACTCGCTCGCCGGCATGACCGGCAACTTCAACAAGACCCGCGCCTGCGTCCTCCCCAAACCGCTCGGTCAGGGTGAACAGATGTTGCCGTTCCCCACCACCGGCACGCCCGACGCCACCGGAAAAGCCAACGACTACACACGCTTCAACCCGGAGTACTTCCAACGCCTCGAAAAACGCCTCCTTCAACTCCAGGCCGCCAATATCGAAGCCGACTGCATCCTCTTCCACCCCTACGACGCTTGGGGCTACAAGATCATGCCCAACGAAGCCGACGACTTCTACCTCCGCTACGTCATCGCGCGCCTCTCCGCCTTCCGCAACGTCTGGTGGTCCATCGCCAACGAGTACGACCTCGTCCGCGCCAAGACCATGTCCGACTGGGACCGCTTCTTCCGCATCGTTCAGGCCGAAGACCCCTACAGCCACCTACGGTCCATCCACCACTCACGGGTCATCTATGATCACTCCAAACCCTGGTGCACGCACGCCAGTCTGCAGAGCTACGACTTCGAAAAATCCGCCGACCGCCGCCTCGCCTGGAACAAGCCCATCATCTATGACGAGATCCAGTACGAAGGCGACGTCGAGCGCCGCTGGGGCAATCTCTCCGCAGAAGAAATGACGCGCCGCTTTTGGCTCGCCATCATCTACGGCAGCTACGCCTCACATGGCGAAGTCTTCATCAGCGACGACTCCGGCCCGCACGCGCACGAAGCGAGCTGGTCCGATGCCGGCCGTCTTCGCGGCGACTCCGCTCCACGCATCAAGTTTCTGCACGATCTCATCGCCCGCTCGACCAACGTCGGCCTCAACGAGTACGAAGGCTCCTACTACCTTTCCGCAGACACACCCAACCAGCTCTACCTCTGGTACTTCGACTACCACCGCCCCGCGCGCTACGACTTCCCGCTGCCCAACACCGTCAACTTCGAAGCCGCACTCATCGACCCGTTCGAGATGACCGAGACGAAACTGCCCGGCACGTTCTCCGGCAAATCGCGCGTCGAGCTCCCCAACAAGCCCTACCATGCCATCGTCTTCCGCAAAGTCTCCGACGTCGTCGGCAAGCCCACCGGCAAAGCTCCCACTGCTGAAATTCCTGACTAACTCCGAAAACAACTGCGAACTGAAGACTGCGAACTGAAAACTGAATCCGGCGACTTCGACTACATCCACTCAAAGCCAGATCTACAGCCTTAAATCCGATGCGCACCCTACTCTCGCTAATCATCCTCGCCGCACCGCTCACCGCATTCGCCACACCGCGCGTTGAGACGTCATCTCACGCCACGCCGCGCGAGCAATACGCTGCGCAACAGCTGCGCGAAGCCGTTGCCAAACTCGTCCACGACGAGCGTATCCTCCTCGCCGTCGAACACGATCCGCTCTTCGCGCCCTACAGCAGAGAGATCCCCGACGTGTGGCCCGGCGCCAAGGAGGCCTTCGTCCTCAAGCGCATCGGCAACACCGTCGTCATCTCTGGCTCCGATCCCTCCGGCGTTCTCTACGGCGCCGAAGAGCTCATCGACCGCATCCACGCCGGCGGCACTCTTCCAAAGCAACTCGACTTCGAAGATCACCCGCAACTCCACATTCGCGGCGCCGTCATCGGTCTGCAGAAACCCGAGATAACCTACGAAGGCGCCGAGTACGACTATCCCTACACGCCCAAAGACTTCCCCTGGTTCTACGACAAGGCGCAGTGGACCAAATATCTTGACCAGCTCGCTGAGCAACGCACCAACGCACTCTTCCTCTGGAACGGCCATCCATTCACATCCCTGCTGAAGCTGCCCAAGTACCCCGAAGCCCAAGAGCTTCCCACCGCGCAGCTCGACGAGAACATCGCAATGTTTCGCTGGATCACCGCCGAAGCCGACAAGCGCGGGATCTGGATTCTGCAGGGCTTCTATGACATCCATCTTTCGCACGCCTTCGCGCGCGCGCATCACGTTCCTTACCACCTCTCCGCACCCACGCCACTCGCGAGCGAGTACACGCGCTACTGCATCTCAGAATTCATCCGGAACTATCCGAACGTCGGCATCTTCATGACGCTCGGCGAAGCGATGGGACCTCACTACGGCCCCGAGTGGCTGTCGAAGACGATCATTCCCGGTGTGCTCGACGGCCTTGCCGAAGAAGAGAAAGCAGTCGGTCATCCCGTACCGCAGCCGCCCATCGTCGTCCGCGCTCACGCAACCGATATCGACGCGGCCATGGCCGAGGGCCGCCCGCTCTACTCCAACATCGACACCATGTGGAAGTGGAACGGCGAATCACTCACCTGGACCAACATTCGCGGCAGCGTGAAGCAGAAGTTCGAATCGATGATCAAAGAATCGAACGACACCATCGTCAACATCCATCTGCTCTCCAATCTCGAGCCCTTCCGCTGGGGGGACCCAACCTTCGTTCGCCAGACCGAGAGCAACTTCATCCGCCTCGGCATCCGCGGTGTACACGTCTACCCATTGCGCTACTGGGACTGGCCCTACAGCGCCGACAAAACCGAACCGCTCCTCATCCAGACCGACCGCGACTGGATCTGGTTCGCAACCTGGGCGCGCTATGCGTGGAACCCCGAGCGTGATCCGGCGCTCGAACAGACCTACTGGAGCGAGCAGTTCGCACGCCGCTTTGCAGTTCCCGGCGGTGTGAACGCGCAAGGCCACAGCCCAGATGTGGTCGGTCTCGAAAGCATCCAGACCATCGCCGCCGAAAAGAGCAAACCCACCGCCGACCTGATGCAGACCGGAGCGCATCTCCTCGCCGCCTACGAGCTCTCCGGCCAGTGCGCTCCCGAAGTCGTTCGCCGCCTCGGCATCACCGAAGGCAATCGCGAAGTTCTCTCGCTCGGCATGACGATGCCGCAACTCATCGACGACGCCCGCTTCAATCCAGCACAAACACTCTGGACCGCCGACGCACCCGATGGCGAACGCCTCGACGAGTGGGTCGCGAACGAAGTCCACGGCGTGAAGCATCACGGCGAAAACCCCCTCAGCGTCGCCGCCGAGGCCGCGCAAAAGTCCACCCAAGCCGTCATCGAAGCCGAAGCTGCGGCTCCCGGAATCGCCGCCGATGCAAAGCCTGAGTACGGCCGCATCGTGAACGACATGCGCGCAATCCAGTACCTCATGGCGTTCTACAACGCGAAGGTGCAGGCTGCCGCGCTGGTCATGCGCTACGGCTACGATCACAACATCTCCGACCTCACCCAAGCGCGCACCTTGCTCGCCGAAAGCGTCGAAAACTTCGCAGAACTTACTCAAATCACCGATAAAACCTACCGAAACGCCGCCGGAATGCAAACCTCACAACGGCAGATTCCCGTTCGCGGCGGCCCACAAACCAATCACTGGCGCGATCTGCTCCCCGTCTACCAAAAGGAACTAGCAACCTTCGACAACCGTCTTTCCGCCCTTCGCTCCGGCTCGCAAATCTCTGAAGCAAAACCACATCAACTCCCCGAAGTCGGATTCACTCTGCAGCCCGGCGGGGGCGAAGCGTTCACAGTCGCCAAAGGCGCAAGCCTCTACAGCGATCAGGACGCGCCCATCACTTCAGTGGCGCCGGAACTCGATGGCCTGAAAGGAATTCGAGTCTCCACGCACCAGGAGACCCCGATTCACTTCACGCTCGACAAACCCGCGCAGATTCTCGTCGGCTTCTTCAAATCCAACTCGCGCAAGCAGGTGAATGTGTCACCGGACACGGAGCAGTGGAACATTCTTCTGCCGAACGCGGTTTCAGAGGCCAGGGGCTTGCCGATCAGTGTGTGGGCGAAGCCGCTGCCGGCGGGCGAGAATGATTTGGATCTTGGGAAGGGAGCGTATGTGGTGCTCGGATTTATTCCGGAGGACACACACGTGACTCCGCATGTGAGATTCGATCCGGATAGCAAGCAGCCTCCGAATCTGGACTGGCTTTTTGAGGATTAAGGAGCTACCCCACCCCCCTCCTTTTTGCGCAAAATCTTCCAAGGAAAAGACTTAGGTCCGGACCTTAGTGTGCGTCGACCGAATGATTGGAAATTGAGAGGGGTCAGCTACGCGACGTTTTGTCAATCAGTCGAGTTTAAGGATTGGGGTCGTGGCGGGCGAGGAGACGCTGGGCTTCGGCTTCGGTGACGCGGAAGAAGCTGCCGTGCTTGGCGCCGGTGGGGAAGTGCATCTTGTCGTCGACGCTGGTCCAGTGGACCCAGTCGATAGTTTCGACGCCTTCATAGCGTGGATTGGGCGGGCGGTAGTGGTCGTAGTAGACGATGAACTTGTCGCCAACCTGGATGACGCTGGGGCCTTCGGACCATGGCTCGTTGATGGGCGCGGAGACTGGACCCCAGGGGCCATTCACTGTCGGAGCAGAAGCCCAGCGCTCGTTGTAACGCAGCGGGTCGGTGGTCTGGTCTTTGAAGACCATGACGACGTCGCTCTTGTGGTTGAGGGTGCGGTGGAACAGTGTGGCGTCGATAACGGGGAAGCCGCGGTCGAAGAACTTTTTAGGCGTAGAGAAGGTTTGCCAGTCGGCCGTGTGGGCTGACCAGATGCGAAGGCCTTCGGACCCCACCCATGACGACGATGAGGCTGTCGTCATGAATGGGGCACCCGGAGTTGTGTTCGCCTTGAAGTTGCTAGACCAGATGATGAGCCAGTCTTTGGTCTGCTCATCCCAGTAAGTCTCGGGCGCCCAGGTGTTCTGCACGCTGGAAAAGGCTGACATGATTTCTACGCGGCGCTGGGGCGACCAGTGGAGGAGGTCGTCGGAGTCGGAGATGCCGATGGCGTTGCCGTGCCAGGCCCAGGTGAAGACCATGCGGAAGTGTGCGCCATCTGGAGTGCGGGTGATGTAGACGTCGCGCATCAGCTCGGCGGGTTGGTCGGGCTTGAGCCAGGGTTGGCCGTCGTTGAGCGGGGTGAAGGTGTAGCCGTCGCGGCTGAGGGCGAAGTAGATGCCCTGGTTGGCGGGCTCCTGGAAGTAAGCGAAGACGATGGGCGAGGTGGGGGTGGGTGTTTGGGCGTGGGTAAGGGGAGCGAAAGCGAGCAGCGCAATGCCCATAATTCGTCGAAGCGTTTTCATTCGTAGCTTCACTTCACCTTCGTGCCTTGGATAGCGGCGTAGCTCGGTTGAAAAGGTTCGATCTGCTGCGGTTGTGCGACCACTTTCGGGGTCCTTCGACTGCGCGCCTACGGCGCTTCGCTCAGGATGACAGAGTTGATGTAATTCGCTCATGAGCTAAAGGCCATCGGGTTCGGGGGCGTTGGTGGTGGGTTGTTTGTCGGGAGTGGTGTCTGGAACATCGGAGTTGAGGAGGGTCTTGTTGCGCCAGCGGCTGGTTGCAGTGAGGTGGCCGGTGGCGTCGTAGTTTTGCCAGGTCCAGGTGCCATCGGCGTTGTAGCTCTTGAGCCAGATGAGCGTGCCATCGTCGCGCTGGTAGCGCTCCTCGCCGATCTTGGAGCCGTTATGGAAGTGGACGGTCCACATGGGGCGGCCGTCGGGGTAGAAGAAGTGTTCTTCGCCATCGAGGACGATGCGACCGTCGGGGAGAGTTCCGGTGGTCCAGGTGGATTTCGTTTTACCGTTCGCGTAGCGCTCGATGTGATGTTGAACATCCTTCAAGCCCACCCATGACGACTTCGTCGTCATGAATGGGGCACCCTTTGTGTTGGTAGTTCCATCATCCGTTTTGTCGGTCGTTCGAGGCGAGTTGCTCGGAGTCAAGTCACCGACGGTTTTGTCGAGGAGCCAGGCTTCGTTGAGCTCGATCTCGTAGTTGACGGTGTTCTTGGTGGTGGCGATGTGGATGATGCCGTCGGGGCCTTGGGTTGCGGTCGTGTAACCGACGGTGAGGATGTTTGAGGGCAGGCGCTTGATGGTCCAGTTCTTGCCGTCGTCTGCGGAGAGCGCGACGTAGGCGCCGTCCTTGTGAATGTGTTTCTGGTTCTTCGGATTGAAGTCGGCGACGAAGAAGAGCTTGCCATCGAGCAGGCGTATGACGGAGGGACGTTCTCCGCTGGCGAGTGGGTCGAAAGGCAACTTGGATTTCGTCCAGGTTTTGCCATCGTCGTGTGAGGTGGCGAGCGGCATGCGGCCATCGATGTTGGAGTTCTTGCCGCCGAAGCCGAGCAGGTCGCCATTGTGTGCAAAGACGATAGTGGTGTGACGCCCGGCGGTGCGGCCTCCGGTGTCGAACCATGTGCGGCCGTCGTCGGGCGACTTCCAAACGGCACTGATGGAGCCGTTGCCGTCGGAGTCCTTGCCGGTGGAATCGGTGGCGATGTAGATCGTCCCGTTGGGCCCGCGCACGACGGAGTTGATGGGCTGCGAGACGTAACGGCCGATGGGTTGCGGGAACTGCGGGAAGTGGGCCGCGGACCATGTCACGCCGTTGTCGTTCGAGGTGGCGAAGGCGAAAGGCGGAGCGCCGATGAGGCGGGCGAATCCCCAGAAGAACCAGACGCGGCCGCCGGGCTGCGCACGGAATTTGGGGTCGTTCCAGATGACAGGACCGGCGAGGCCGGCGTCGGCGAAGATCGGGAACGGCTCGGGCATGTCCCAGTCGTTGGTGCCGGCGCGGCGGCGCATGACCATGACAGTCTGATCGGGGTCGTCTTCAAGGTCGGGCGTGTTGTAGAAGGCGGCGAGCAGGTCGCCGTTGGGGAGAACCTGGATCGCGGAGTTGTGATAGTTGATGCCGAGTCCACGTGCGAGGCCGAGACGCCAGCCGACGGCGGGCATGCTCTTGCCGCCGAGGTTCGGGAAGAGCTCGTGCGTGCGGTAGAGCGGCTTCTGCGCGTCGAGGTGATCGATGGACCTTGAGAGCGCAGGTGCACCGGTGATGGAGATCTGGTGAACGGCGGTTTCAAAGAAGTGGTGCTGCGGCGGGGTGAAATTAGGTGTGGGCATCGGCGCCTGCACAACGCGAAAGCCAACGTTGCCGGTGAGGGACGCGTAGGACGGCGGCAGGCTTGCGCGATTGGCGGGGCGCGAGAAGTACGGCGCGGTTGCGGGGACGTTGAGGTCGGGTGAGGTCTTGGTCGCGGTGTGACGCCAGTCGAGGCCGCCGCCGCGGATGACTCTCGTCATGGACGATGAAGCGCCGGTCGGGTTCGTGGCTTCGCTAGGTTGGTAGGGGCCGTAGTTGTCGAGCGTCCACTCGGGGCGGCCAGCCTCCTGATTTTCGACGCCGAAGGCATTCGGCTGATCGAGCGGCAGCGGCGTGTCAGACGCGCCGAAGATCTTCGTTCCGCCGGCGCGGGCGACGTACTCCCATTCGGCTTCGGTGGGCAAGCGCCAGGGCTTTCCGGTCTTTTGGGTGAGCCAGCGGCAGTACGCCATCGCCTGCTCCCAGCTGACGCCGGCGGCATACGCGGGTGTCGCCGTGTGCGCTTTGTAGCCGGGGTCGAATTTTGCGAACTCGGCAGGCGAGACCTGCGTGATGCCGATCTTGAATGAATGTGTGAGGCGGACGGTGTGGGCGGGGACTTCGTCGAAGTCGCCATGCGCGGGACGCGTGGACATGACGCCGAAACCCTTGGTGATGTCAGGCGGGAGCGCGGCAGCGTCGGCGCCCATGCGGAAGGTGCCGGGTTGGATCTCGACTGTGGCGGGGATGCCGTTCGGCCCGATCGGTGGTGCGTTGCCGGGCATGCGCGCGAGGACTCCGTCTTTTTGGGCGGCGAGGGCGGTGGCGAGAAGGGCTGCGGTGAGGATAAGCGTGCTGCGGAGCCCACTCATGACGACGGTAAAGCTGTCGTCATGAATGGGGCACCCGGTTTTGCGGCGGCGTGGGGAGAGCTTCAGCATGAGTCAGTTGGGGAGGGGGGCTTCGAGGGGGCCGAGGGCGGGGCGGTGGGCGATGGTGTGGCCGTCGACGGCGAGCCAAAGGCCGCGGCCGTGGTGGTAGTGAGTGCCGGTGCGGTCGAAGGCGATGGTGAGGAGGTGGCCGTGGTACGGGAGGGCGTCGATGGCGAAGTATGTCCAGGAGGCGGGCGCGAGCGGATGGATAACGATGCGGTTGTCGGCGCGCGGGCGAAGGCCGATGAGTCCGGTGATGAGCGGGTCGGCGAATCCGGAGTGGTTGTAGTAGCTGCCGCGGCCGACTTGCTTGTTCTTGGCGAGGAGCATGGATTTGGCGATCCACTCGTCGGTGTCGGCGTCGTAGTCTTCGTCGATCCAGTCGATCGGGTGCGGAAGGGGCTTGCCGGCGACATCGACATTGATGTGCTGCGCGAGGACGTAGCGGGCGAAGAGTTTGTCGTACGCGGCCGGATCGATGGTGTGCGTTCCGAGAGTGTCGAGGTAGTCGGCCAGCGCGGTGAGGGTTTGGGTCATCGCGAAGGGCCAGGCGGGACCGTTCCAGGTGCACTGATCGGAGGATTCGAAGCGAAAGCGGGGGCTGCGGCGCTCGGCCGTGGTGGGCCCGAACTTACCGTCAAAGCCGCGAGGATCGAAGAGCTGATGCCAGGCGATCGCGTGCGAGGGTGCTGGGCTGGCGTAGGCCCACGGATCGTAGCCGATGAGCTCACGGACGCCGGAGAACTGCATGACAATGCCGGGGTCGATGAACTTCTTCTGCGCGCGGATGCCGGAGTCCTTGGCGGGTGAGACGACTTCGTAGAACTGGTCGCGTGGGTTCCAGAGTTTGGTTTCGATGAGGTCGTTGAGGTGGTCGGCTTTGGCGGTGAACTCGTCGGCAATTTTGTGGCTGCCGCCGAGAAGCGCGAGGGCGGCGATCGCGCGCGCGTCCGAGACCATGTAGGAGTTCAGCGTGGGTCGGTAGCCGTCGCCGGAGATGGACTTCTCCATCGCGTCGCGGGTGTCGATGGACCAGAAGAGACCGTTGGGGTCCTGCTGGGTGCGCTCCCACTCGTCGTAGACGCGCATGAAGTCGACAACCAGTGAGACGCCGAGGGTCGTGTCGCCGGTAGCGAGAGTGACGTCGCGGACGGCGGTGGTCAGTGGTTCGGAGTAGTTGCGGGGTCTCGAGGTAGGGCGGTACCAGTAGCGGGCGTAGTCCTCCGCGAAGGCGCGGGTGTGCAGCCAGCGGGCTTCGTTGAGGTGGAAGGGCGCGGCGTCGGAGAGCGTGCCGCGGTCGGTCATCTCGGGGCGATCGAGCCACTCGGTGATGAGGAAGCCGCTGGGTGTGTGCAGGATGTGTTTTTTGAAGGCGTACCAGCGGAAGTAGTACATCTCTTCGAAGGATTTGTCGGAGGCGTCG
Coding sequences:
- a CDS encoding SUMF1/EgtB/PvdO family nonheme iron enzyme; this encodes MLKLSPRRRKTGCPIHDDSFTVVMSGLRSTLILTAALLATALAAQKDGVLARMPGNAPPIGPNGIPATVEIQPGTFRMGADAAALPPDITKGFGVMSTRPAHGDFDEVPAHTVRLTHSFKIGITQVSPAEFAKFDPGYKAHTATPAYAAGVSWEQAMAYCRWLTQKTGKPWRLPTEAEWEYVARAGGTKIFGASDTPLPLDQPNAFGVENQEAGRPEWTLDNYGPYQPSEATNPTGASSSMTRVIRGGGLDWRHTATKTSPDLNVPATAPYFSRPANRASLPPSYASLTGNVGFRVVQAPMPTPNFTPPQHHFFETAVHQISITGAPALSRSIDHLDAQKPLYRTHELFPNLGGKSMPAVGWRLGLARGLGINYHNSAIQVLPNGDLLAAFYNTPDLEDDPDQTVMVMRRRAGTNDWDMPEPFPIFADAGLAGPVIWNDPKFRAQPGGRVWFFWGFARLIGAPPFAFATSNDNGVTWSAAHFPQFPQPIGRYVSQPINSVVRGPNGTIYIATDSTGKDSDGNGSISAVWKSPDDGRTWFDTGGRTAGRHTTIVFAHNGDLLGFGGKNSNIDGRMPLATSHDDGKTWTKSKLPFDPLASGERPSVIRLLDGKLFFVADFNPKNQKHIHKDGAYVALSADDGKNWTIKRLPSNILTVGYTTATQGPDGIIHIATTKNTVNYEIELNEAWLLDKTVGDLTPSNSPRTTDKTDDGTTNTKGAPFMTTKSSWVGLKDVQHHIERYANGKTKSTWTTGTLPDGRIVLDGEEHFFYPDGRPMWTVHFHNGSKIGEERYQRDDGTLIWLKSYNADGTWTWQNYDATGHLTATSRWRNKTLLNSDVPDTTPDKQPTTNAPEPDGL
- a CDS encoding glycosyl hydrolase family 65 protein codes for the protein MPAARTIRLALFPLVACAAIAPAQTLLRPADYRHYIQTFEADEQLATGGIYNGEPTTPGQPAEAAWPWMTREIPWFDASDKSFEEMYYFRWYAFKKHILHTPSGFLITEWLDRPEMTDRGTLSDAAPFHLNEARWLHTRAFAEDYARYWYRPTSRPRNYSEPLTTAVRDVTLATGDTTLGVSLVVDFMRVYDEWERTQQDPNGLFWSIDTRDAMEKSISGDGYRPTLNSYMVSDARAIAALALLGGSHKIADEFTAKADHLNDLIETKLWNPRDQFYEVVSPAKDSGIRAQKKFIDPGIVMQFSGVRELIGYDPWAYASPAPSHAIAWHQLFDPRGFDGKFGPTTAERRSPRFRFESSDQCTWNGPAWPFAMTQTLTALADYLDTLGTHTIDPAAYDKLFARYVLAQHINVDVAGKPLPHPIDWIDEDYDADTDEWIAKSMLLAKNKQVGRGSYYNHSGFADPLITGLIGLRPRADNRIVIHPLAPASWTYFAIDALPYHGHLLTIAFDRTGTHYHHGRGLWLAVDGHTIAHRPALGPLEAPLPN